Proteins from a genomic interval of Dictyoglomus sp.:
- a CDS encoding small multi-drug export protein, with product MEVFLLSMIPVGECRASIPYGIYKGLSLPEVFLASFLGNTLMGVLVYTGIDFLGKILLHRDPFKKYYEGFVKNKLNKLKIYPSGIVFSILVFISIPLPGTGAFTGAILARVLGLTLKQSFIAISFGVFIASLIVTLITLSSQIIF from the coding sequence TTGGAAGTATTTTTACTATCTATGATACCTGTAGGAGAATGTAGAGCATCTATTCCCTATGGAATATATAAAGGACTCTCTCTTCCTGAAGTATTTTTAGCAAGCTTTTTAGGAAATACTCTTATGGGAGTCCTCGTATATACAGGCATAGATTTTTTAGGAAAAATATTACTCCATAGGGATCCTTTTAAAAAATATTATGAAGGATTTGTAAAAAATAAGCTAAATAAACTAAAAATATACCCTTCTGGTATTGTTTTTTCTATTCTAGTTTTTATTTCCATACCCCTTCCTGGAACAGGAGCCTTTACTGGAGCAATTTTAGCAAGGGTTTTAGGATTAACTTTAAAGCAATCCTTCATAGCTATATCCTTTGGAGTGTTTATTGCCTCTCTTATAGTTACTTTAATTACTTTATCGTCCCAAATTATATTTTAA